A genomic window from Martelella lutilitoris includes:
- a CDS encoding group III truncated hemoglobin, whose translation MQQTPITEAVIRMVVTEFYAKARKDALLGPVFRRVVPDEHWAAHIATITDFWSSVFLKTGRYQGRPMPKHLAIPEISDDHFRRWLTLFGETAKEECHPETAALFKERATKIANAMRINIAMQRGEDLVGLGGL comes from the coding sequence ATGCAGCAAACACCCATCACCGAAGCGGTGATCCGCATGGTCGTGACCGAATTCTACGCGAAGGCCCGCAAGGACGCGCTCCTCGGCCCGGTCTTCAGACGCGTGGTGCCGGACGAACACTGGGCCGCGCATATCGCGACGATCACCGATTTTTGGAGCTCGGTCTTCCTGAAGACCGGCCGTTACCAGGGCCGGCCAATGCCCAAACACCTCGCCATCCCGGAGATCTCGGACGACCATTTCCGGCGCTGGCTGACCCTTTTCGGCGAGACGGCGAAGGAGGAATGCCACCCCGAAACCGCCGCGCTATTCAAGGAGCGGGCCACGAAGATTGCCAATGCGATGCGGATCAATATCGCGATGCAAAGGGGCGAGGATTTGGTGGGGTTGGGGGGACTATAG